The window ATACTATAGCAACTTTTTTTCCCATTTTTAAAAGTTTTTTTGCAAAGAATTGAACTGCTGGAGTTTTTCCAGTACCTCCAACAGTTATATTTCCTATACATAAAATATCAACATCTGGTATCTCATTTATTTTAAGATACCTTTTATCGTAAAGCCAATTTCGTATTGAGGTTATTAAAAAATATATATACGATAAAAGTTTCATTTTTTCCTCTCTTTACTAAATTTTTACTTGAACTAATTTAGAAATTCCAATTTTTTTATTCATTGTTACTCCATATAGAGAATCTGAAGCTTTCATTGTTTCTTTATTATGTGTTATTAAAATAAATTGAGATCTATCTGTAAATTCTTTTAATTTACCAATTAATTTTCTTGTATTTTTTTCATCAAGAGCTGCTTCAATCTCATCTAAAAATGTAAATGGGCTAGGTTTATACATAAATATCGCCATTATAAAAGCTATTGCAACCATAGATTTCTCTCCACCAGATAGTAGTGAAAGTGCTTGTCTTTTTTTATTTTTATATTTTACTGATATTTCAACTCCGCAGTTTAAAAAATCTTCTCCATTATGTAAAGATAATTTTCCTTCAGAGTTATCTAATGTCTCTATACACATCTCATTAAAGTTTTTATTTATTTCTTCATAAGCTTCATAGAATTTTTCTTCTATTGTTTCGTCAATCTCTTTTATTAAAAGAGATAAGCTCTTTTCTCCTTTTACTAAATCTTCTCTCTGAAGATCAATAAATTTATATTTATTATCTAATTCTTTGAATTCTTCAATTGAAAGTAAATTTACAGATTCAAAACCTTTTAATCTTAACTCCAACTCTCTTACTTTTGTTCTAGCAAGTTTTATTTCATCTTCATTTAAAAGCGATAATGAAACTTCTGAAAGTTCCTCTAACTGAATTAAAATTTCCTCTACTTCTTTTGATATTCTTTCCTTTCTCTCAATCTCTCTATTTAAAATCTCTCTTTCTTTAAATAAAGTAGATTCTATTTCTCTAGAGTTTTTCATTAAGGTTTTAGAGTTCTCTTCTAATAAATGATCTTCTTTTTTCATCTCTTTTAGTTCTTGATTTTCATTTTCAAATTTTATATTTTTATTTTTTATATCTTCTGCTATAGTATGAGCCTTTTCTTCTAATTTTTCAAGTTCTTTTTTTATTTCTAATAAAATATTTGAAACTTTTTCCTTTTTTTCTTTAAATTCTTTTTGTTCAAATATTTCTTTTTCTTTTTCTTTTTCAATTTGAACAAACCTATCTTTACTGTTTAAATATAATATTCTTATATCTGAGAATTGATTTTTCAAATTATTTATCTCTTCATTTAAATTTTGAATAGCTAAATTTTCACTATCTAATTCATTTTTTAATTCTAGTACAATTTTTTCAGTTATTTCTTTTTCACTTTGTGAACTTTCAACTCTTTTAGCGTATTCTTTACTATAATTTTCTTCTTCTTGTATTTCAATATCAACGACTCTTTTTTCTTTCTCTAATTTTTCACCTTTAGATTTTAAATCTAAATATAACTCTTCTGCTAATTTAGTTTGTTTTCTTAAAGAATCCTCTAAGGCGTCTATTCCACCTATTTCATCCTCATATTTCTCTAATTTTTTACTCATAATTTGAACTTTATCGTTCCACTCTTTTAGCTTATTAGACATATCTTTTATATTATCTTCTAATACTTTTATCTCTTTTTTTCTTTCAAATATTTGACTTACAATAGAGTTTGAGTTCTCTCCACCTGTTATTCTACCTCTAGAACTAAGTAGCTCTCCAGAAAGTGTAACTATGTTTCCATTATAACTATTTTCTTTTAAAATTTTTAAAGCTACATCAGTTCCATTTACAACTAAAATATTTCCAAGTAGCATATCTAATATTTTAGAATATTTTTTTTCAACTGATACTAAATCTGAGGCTCTTCCTATAACACCATCTTTTTTAGGAACCTCTTTCATAGAACCTACTTTAATTGTATCTAATGCTAAAAATGAAGCTCTTCCTGCTTTTTTTTCCTTTAAAACTTCTATCCCTTTTTTAGCTACGTCACTTGTAGACACAACTATATCTTGTAAATTTCCAGGTATAGCTGCCTCAATAGCTTTTTGATATTCTTCTGGAACTGTTAATAGTGATATTACTGCTCCTTCAACTCCTGGTATTTTAGCATTTAGAACTTCTTTTACTCCTTTATAGAATCCCTCATTACTTTCTTGAACTCTATAGAGACCTTGTAATTTAGCAGCTGCTCTTTTCTCTTCAAATTCAGCATTTCTTATTAGTTCTGCTGCTTTATTCATATCTCTACTTAATTCAGTAATCTCTTGTTCTAATTTTATTTGTCTTTCTTCTGTTTCTTTTAATTCTTTTGCTTTTAGTTCTTTGTTTTTTAAAGCTTTTTCTAGCTCTTTTAAATTTTCATCTATTTTAATATGAAAAGTTTCCTTTTCTTCCTTTAGAGATGAAATTTTAAATTCGCTTCCCTTCATTCTTCTTGTAGAACTTTCTATTTCATTTAAAAGTTTTAATTTTTCAACTTCTAAATCCATTATTTTTCTTTTTTTTAATTCAATTCCTATCTCTTTATCTCTTTTTAATGTCTCTTTTTCTTCTATACTTTTTTCAAAAACCTTATTTTTTCCCTCTATCTCTAAAACTCTTTTTTTAACTCTTTCTTCTTCTTCTTTTAATTTTATTAGGATCTCTTTTTTAGAATCAAATACCTTTTCTAAAGATACTTTTTCTTCCTCTTTTTGTTTTAACTCTCTTAAATAAGATGTGATTCTTTCCTTTGTCCTAATCTCTTCTTTTTCTAACATTTCTATTTCAGATTTTAAAGTAGTGTTATTTTCTGAGAAATTTTCTATTTTTGAATATAAATCTTTTCGTCTATTTTCGATATTATTTAACTCTAATTCTGTTTTTTTCAACTCTTCTTCTAAAGAATTAGTTATTACTGCTAATCTTTCTTTTTCTTTTTCTCCCGATTTTAAAATTTCTTCTTTTAAATTCAAATCAAAAGTTAAAACTCCTTTTTGTAAGAGATTTTTTTCATCTTTAATAGATAAATATTCAATTGCCTTTTTAGATTGCTTTTCTACTCTAGATCTATTTTCACCGATTTCACTTAATACAAGCTCTATTTTTTCCAGCTCATTTTGAACCTTCTCTAATCTTTTTTCAGATTCTAATTTTTTTTGTTGAAACTTTTTTACTCCTGCTGCTTCTTCTATTATACTTTTAATCTCTTTATTAGATGAAGATATTATTCTTTCAACTTTACCTTGCCCTATAACTGAGTATGCACTTTTACCTACTCCTGTATCTAAAAATAGTTCTCCTATATCTTTCAATCTCACTTTTTTATCATTTATTAAATAATCATTATCTCCATTTTGAGACATTTTTCTTGTTATTTTTATACTTTCTGCTTCAATTGGAAAAAAATTATCTCTATTATCTATAAAAAGTGATACTTCTGCATAATTTGCTGGCTTTTTTCCCTCTCCTCCAGAAAATATAATATCTTTGCTTTCTTTTGCTCTTATATTTTTATATGACTGTTCACCTAAAACCCATAATATTCCATCTAATATATTTGATTTACCACTTCCATTTGGTCCAACAATAGAGGTTATTCCTCCATCAAAATCTATTCTTATTCTTTCACCAAAGGATTTAAATCCGTAAATTTCTACACCTTTTAAATACATTCTCTCTCCCTAATAACTTTTGTCTTAAAAAAAGCTAACCCATTTAGGTTAGCCTATATTTAATATTTTATCAATTCCATTTTTTAAAGCTTCTAAGGCTTTTGCTCTATGGCTAATTTGATTTTTTATTTCAGGCATTTCAGCAAATGTTTTATCGTACTCTGGTAAATAGAAATGAGGATCGTATCCGAAACCTTCTTTTCCTCTGGCTTCATCTATAATTATCCCTTCTATTTCACCTCTAAATGAGTGATACTCTCCATTTGGTTTTCCTAAAGTTATCACAGTTACAAACTTTGCTTTTCTATTATCTATCCCTTGTAAGTTCTCTATTAGCTTTTTATTATTTGCTAAATCGTTCCCATCTTCTCCAGCGTATCTAGCAGAGTAAACTCCAGGTTCGCCATTTAAAGCCTCAACACAAAGGCCAGAGTCATCTGAAATTGTGATCATATTTGTAAACTTTGCTATCTCTAATGCCTTCTTTTTTGAGTTTTCTTCAAAAGTATTTCCATCTTCTATAACCTCAGGAATTTCTATTCCATCTTTTATAGAAAGTATTTCAAAATCTAATCCAGATAAAATTTTTGACATTTCATCTATTTTTTTCTTATTTCCTGTGGCCAAAA of the Cetobacterium sp. NK01 genome contains:
- the smc gene encoding chromosome segregation protein SMC — its product is MYLKGVEIYGFKSFGERIRIDFDGGITSIVGPNGSGKSNILDGILWVLGEQSYKNIRAKESKDIIFSGGEGKKPANYAEVSLFIDNRDNFFPIEAESIKITRKMSQNGDNDYLINDKKVRLKDIGELFLDTGVGKSAYSVIGQGKVERIISSSNKEIKSIIEEAAGVKKFQQKKLESEKRLEKVQNELEKIELVLSEIGENRSRVEKQSKKAIEYLSIKDEKNLLQKGVLTFDLNLKEEILKSGEKEKERLAVITNSLEEELKKTELELNNIENRRKDLYSKIENFSENNTTLKSEIEMLEKEEIRTKERITSYLRELKQKEEEKVSLEKVFDSKKEILIKLKEEEERVKKRVLEIEGKNKVFEKSIEEKETLKRDKEIGIELKKRKIMDLEVEKLKLLNEIESSTRRMKGSEFKISSLKEEKETFHIKIDENLKELEKALKNKELKAKELKETEERQIKLEQEITELSRDMNKAAELIRNAEFEEKRAAAKLQGLYRVQESNEGFYKGVKEVLNAKIPGVEGAVISLLTVPEEYQKAIEAAIPGNLQDIVVSTSDVAKKGIEVLKEKKAGRASFLALDTIKVGSMKEVPKKDGVIGRASDLVSVEKKYSKILDMLLGNILVVNGTDVALKILKENSYNGNIVTLSGELLSSRGRITGGENSNSIVSQIFERKKEIKVLEDNIKDMSNKLKEWNDKVQIMSKKLEKYEDEIGGIDALEDSLRKQTKLAEELYLDLKSKGEKLEKEKRVVDIEIQEEENYSKEYAKRVESSQSEKEITEKIVLELKNELDSENLAIQNLNEEINNLKNQFSDIRILYLNSKDRFVQIEKEKEKEIFEQKEFKEKKEKVSNILLEIKKELEKLEEKAHTIAEDIKNKNIKFENENQELKEMKKEDHLLEENSKTLMKNSREIESTLFKEREILNREIERKERISKEVEEILIQLEELSEVSLSLLNEDEIKLARTKVRELELRLKGFESVNLLSIEEFKELDNKYKFIDLQREDLVKGEKSLSLLIKEIDETIEEKFYEAYEEINKNFNEMCIETLDNSEGKLSLHNGEDFLNCGVEISVKYKNKKRQALSLLSGGEKSMVAIAFIMAIFMYKPSPFTFLDEIEAALDEKNTRKLIGKLKEFTDRSQFILITHNKETMKASDSLYGVTMNKKIGISKLVQVKI
- a CDS encoding XTP/dITP diphosphatase, producing MKIFLATGNKKKIDEMSKILSGLDFEILSIKDGIEIPEVIEDGNTFEENSKKKALEIAKFTNMITISDDSGLCVEALNGEPGVYSARYAGEDGNDLANNKKLIENLQGIDNRKAKFVTVITLGKPNGEYHSFRGEIEGIIIDEARGKEGFGYDPHFYLPEYDKTFAEMPEIKNQISHRAKALEALKNGIDKILNIG